The sequence GAATTTCAATgcaatttgtatatattttttatttttaatactaattgcaaaatatgtttattttagaaataattttatttctcaaaaaatattggttaaaaaatctaattattaaaaatattaatgtatttcaatcattttttAATTCGTGTGGAAAATGTCAAGTAACACTCTTCATACAACGGAGAGTTTTATATATCATAGATATGGATTGCAATGTTAATCCTCATACCATGTTTTGGAAATTATGCATTCAATAATATGATTATAGTACAATAATGGTTGTTGTGTTTTGTGTGTACAATGAATGCTCATTTGTATGTATCTTCATTCAATGACTAGTAAGTATCAGTTTTATATAACCCTTGTTTTATATCGGAACACTACTTATTGACTATAATAAGAATAAGAAAACATGACTATAATATTAACcatcaaaatcataaattaaatataagataaacttaattataatattaatgaCTAATTATCTGATCTTGTTTTTTCCTTACAGTTGTTGACACAGTGCTGAAGAGAAATGGTGCGGTCTGGCTCAGTGTGGATGAACTTGACATCCTTTTCCTGCATCAAGATCTTCCGGGTGGAAAATGTCAGATAACGCTCTTTTCATACAAATGAGagagtattatatattatattcacTCCGTTTCAATTTAATTATCGTTGTAgagtaaaatttttgttttaaaataagtgtcgtttataattttaatataaaatttattgactttatattcaaatctattttttttattggttaaaatgTGGTTAGATGTATtggtaatgatgtttttatcttgaaaatatgtaaaattaattttttttaatctgtgtgCCCGACTCTAAAacgataaataaaatgaaacggagagagtaaATATTATGGATCGCAGTGTTGCTTCTCATACAGTCATACCATGCTCCAAGAGCGATCGATCatgaagtcttttttttttcatattttgccTAACTAGCAAACGAATCTTGGGATGCGGAAAATGTAGTTGTTGGGTGTGTACTGGTGTGATGGTCTTGGAAATTATGACAGGAAACCAAAGACATGTATGACACATGTTTTGGAAATTATGCATCAATGATATGATTATGATACAATAATGGTTGTCGTTTTGTTAAAGAATTTTTGGAGCTAATGGGTTGACAACAATGGCGATGAGTTAGTGAAGCTGTCTCTTTCTCTCCAAAGATTCTCAAAAGTTCAAACCTATATAACATCCTTTCACACAACACCTGTCCCTAAGTAAGGTTTGATAGTTTTATTTCCGTGTGGTACCATCCATGACATTTATCTACTAAAAAACCAATCAAACGAGATAACTTTTAAAAATCGTTGTTTCTCTAGTTCAATTATTGAGTTTTAGATGTTGATCTTCCACAAAATATGATTCATTTTTAGTATCAGTTCTCATGTAGAGCCGATGTTTTATATTGAATTTACAAGTCCATCCGAACAATACGTAATAATCTTGTTGACATATaggcaaaaagaaaagaaaaagtgcATGCACAAGAGACAAGGTTCATGAAAATAAGACAAGAAGTTATAGAAATTGCAGAATCAAGAACATTATAAAGTAGATTAAAACAAAAggtaaatattatttatgaGACATTCAAATACCAAAGTAATCTCAATTACactatatatgatgatgatgatggaatTTGAAATGGTTTTAACAATAATCTGATTACCTCATCACACTGCTGAATCTGAACTCTGTGATGAAACTTTGGGTGACATGTTCATAACAACAGGCTTACCGTCTGGTCCGGTTCTCACTTCGCTCATACCATTCACAGGTAAACCAACTCCTCCATGGTACTGTGGAGGTGGTGCCTCCGTGTAGTAAACTTGTTTCCCCATTCCTCCAGCGTAATTCACCTGAGTATACGCCGTTGTATCTGGTACTCCCACCACTTGCCGTGGCGGTGGAACCGCAGAGTACTGCGGTTGAGGAGGAGGACCTGAGGTAAAAGGCGGAGGAGGTTGCTGTTGCTGTTGTGGTGGTGCCCTTGCTCCTACTTGTGGTTGAGCCACGTTGTAAGCAGGTTGGTGCTGTTCCCTGTAAGGGTAGTAGCCACTTTGGTTGCCTTGTCCTGGAGCTATTGGTCTCATGACGCTTTGAGGTTGTTGTGGCGCGTGGTATACAGTTCCCGGATGTGGAGTCAGAGTTGGAGCCGGGGCTGGAACCATGTATACCGGCTGCTCCGGTAATCCCATTCCCGGAGCGGTTGTTGGATACACGCCTCCTGGATTACAGTGGTTTCCTTGCCAGAAGTTCATTGGAGGCGCTTGTGTACTGTTTTGTGGAACCGCCGTCTGCGGCGGAGGCGGAGGTGCGTACGGCGGAGAGAAGATTAAACCGTCTTCACTCTTCCTTCTATAAACAGCTTCTTGTTGCTGTTCTTGATCCCTAACTTGCATCCTCTGGAACTCAAGCATTTGATTTTGCATCTCCGCCGCGTGATCCGGTTGAATCACCGGCGGTTGAGGCTCGAGCACCACCGGTGCCGCCGGTGGCGGCGGCGGAGCTACAACTTTCTCCGTCCCAAACAGAAAATCAGCACTATTCACCGGACCGGTTACGGTTTTCTCCGGTTCAGACCGGTTACGAAACGTATTCAACGCCTCAACGAACCGATCACGATCCGAGTGACTAGACCCCTCCGGTCCAAACCCACCGGAAGAAACCGGGAAGAGGAACAAACGCATCCTCGCCGGTTTAGACGACACACGAAGCAAGCGATCGTACTCATGCATCATGTGCTCAAGATCATCATCGTTAGTAACGGAGATCAACGCGTCAAGATCCTCTCCCGGAAGCTGATACTTAAACAAAACATCTCCAACGCCGCCGCACACGGCGGAGAGCTTGGAGGCCAAGACGGGGAATCTGATCCCGCGATCTACGGAGAGAATCTTGGTCTCTCCGTTAACGTAAGTGAGCTGGTTATCGTGAGGACGTGGCTGAATCTTGCCGCCGTAGCTGCACATGAACCTCACTTTGTAGCTCTGGTGGTTGTGATCATCCCATGGCGGAGGGTTATCGAAATCGATCTCGCGAGATCGAGGAGATGAGTCGGTTGAGTCGGGATAGGAGTTGTAAGAGAGTTTCTCCATCTATTAGTTAAAGTGTGTGTTCTGTcttaaaatgatttttgttatGGTTTTTGTTATATGATGGGTGAaacggtggtggtggtgttggAAAATGATAACATGATAGGACGTTGTGGTACGTGAACTTATTGCTCTATTACACGTGGTTTGTCAGAGTTTATGAGTTTAAGGAGTTGATGTGTGACTGTCTTGTGACGTTACTCATGGATTAATATGACTTTTTGGAACTCTATGCTGGGGTCCAGCTAACTAGTGTGTTTGATATTTCTACGCTGAAGAAGACCAGCTTTTCTTTTCAATAAAGAAGTTAATCACTACGTTGTATTTTATAAGCAAGTACTTAGTACGTACTATTTTAAGGTTTAATATTCTAAGTCATAAAGTAAGATTTGTAGAAGAAGatatgaaaaatctaaataattagGCCATTGTCCTTGATCTTTAGCGCCATCAGTcttagttttattttgttaacaAGTACTACTAAGTTATTGGGTTCTTTTTTTTGGGTGAGTTAAAGTTTAGTTGAATTAGTTCTgtttttatatggtttatagttaTCAGATTTTTATTCCCTTGATTTCAAATAAAAGAAAcagatttaattaaaaataattaacaagaAAGATtgaaaatactattatttatgaagtgattttgcttatttgtcatgttttccatgattttaggtaattttgcttacttgtcatatttttattaggttttagctaaatcattgatttattatttgttattatctgagtcattaatatattaatttaaaattatccttaatgaatcttgtatataattaaaaatgaatgataataatattaaatttctatgttatattaaaaatgaattttaaacaatatttttactgaattttatatataattaaaaatgatttttattttaagagtataaagtttatatgttatatgttacattaaataattgattataaaataatataatagaattataaaaaatatgattattcttatatatattgcgttgctatatgaaaacaatattttattataaaagttaaaaagttaagataaaaaacaattgataattaaatataagtcgagcaaaaaaattatataaagattttttctaaactatttctaagatatgagtgtttaaaaaaaaattaacacaatagtaagtatattttttaataaaaaaaatatttgacatatataaatactttgatgtttgatttaactatttaaaaccataaataataacttattatgttgcttttagattaataaaacataaattaataagtATTCATAAGAAGTttatgcccgcatgtgcgggcaaaacacctagttaaaaataattaacaagaAAGATTGAAAATACTAAACCAAATCTTGTATCCTTAAAACTGATCTTTTTATTTCTTGTCaacatcaaaaatataatttgtaaaagGGCCTAACACTCATCTTTTGTTTACTGATCTATGCATATCAATGGGGGATAAACTTTATACCTACCTAACAAAAGAAGATATTAACATTGTCACTGTGTATTCACCTTCTCACTTGTTTGTTCTTATTATACCATATATTGCCAACTTGTACCTTGTTATAAAAGTGGTTAAACTGTTGTAATTATTCTAACTTATATCAGACGTATCTCACCAGCATGCTGGAGGTGTTATCATGATGGTATACATAATTTCTTTTATCTTTGAATTAGCTTAGTTTTTCCTTATAAACATCATGGTcacaatcaaatgcaaaacatGTGTGAGAGAGTAATAATTAGGCCTTCTTCCAAGATTATGTACACTATTCATGTGAATACAATGTTGATATTTTAAAGTCAAAATTATTGTAGTTggtcaaaaaagaagaagtcaaaattattgttttaatatatttttgcatcCTATCACCAATGACTTCTTTAAATTAGAATATCCATCTGATACATGGGCTTAATAGTCGTAAATGATGTTGCTCGATCAAGTCGTGTCTCGTGATCTTTGGTTGATTATGTCAACCAACAATATTATGGCAAATATGCTTATAGCCTAACAGCCAATTAATTTTTCAGCCAAGAACTTTGCATTTCACTATTGATATACAACATTGTCGCACTATTTGATTCTTCTAGATAGCTGAAGATGCTTATGACTTATGAGCTCTGAATAAGTAAAAATCACAGTTGGTTATGTAGTAGAAATGGATATACATGGACTGGGGGAGGAAGTGTGAAAACAATACTTAGGGGGAGAAAATAGAATTTTACACAATAAAGGGGACCGTTATGTCAATTTGAGAATATCGTTAGACTTGTTCAGCATTTCGAGACAAAATCAATATACAAATCTAGTACAAGCAACCATTCAAGTTTCCAACAAACTTCACCGGTCATCCGCACGGCCTCTTCAAATCTGTGTCAGCTTCATTAACTAATCACCGCCAAATCAGATCAACGCTTCTCAGGTTCTTCTTTGACTTTTGCAATCTATATATCTTCCATAGCCATTCTTCTGATTCTGGTCTCTGAATCTTCTGACGTGTGATCTAACGTCTTAATTTAACGTCTTAATTTATTTCTTGTTTGATAAGATGGGTAAGTTTAAGGTCATGAAACCGGTGAACGAGGTTGATGTCTCTTGTGTCAAATATAAAGAAGAAGACATCAAAGGTTCGTTAATATTATAATGCTGATCTGGTTCTATACGTTACATGAGTTTCAGACACATGTCTTAACATGGTTTTTTGTAACGTTGCAGCCCCTCATTTGACTGGCTTCTTGTTCAAGTTGTTTGTTAAGATGCTTGAAGCACCACTTATAGGCTCATTGATTGTAGAGACATTGAAGAAGAACAATGGCATGACCCAGGtctgttttttttatcagaCTCACTTTATGATAACTGAATAGTTACACATGTGCTTTTTCCTTGTTGCGACTTGCAGATTTTTCGCAACACAGTGATACCAGAAGAGCCCATGTTTAGACCTGTGTTCCCATCTCAAAGTATATTCTTATCTTACAAGTGGTTTTATCATTCATATGTTGTATACTTACACATGACTTGTTCTGAGATTTTGGGGGCTATATACAACTTAGcaatgatttatatttaaaaaatttatacaaatttgaaggtttatatatatgtaacttaaaaaaaaaaactttggagGCTATGGGCTAATGCTTCACTAGCTTATGTTCAAGACAGGCTCTGTACTTACATGGAAAACTCTGTAATCATTACATAAACTTATCATTGTTTGAACTTAGAACTGGAGCTTGATGTTGTCCTTGTTGGAGAAGATGAAAGCCCTCTAAACAGATTAGAAACAGCCTTGAAGTGTCTTCCTCAGTATGATCCTTCTCTTAGCTTCCAAGCAGATTCAAGTTCATCCTTTCGTTACTGGAAGATACGTGATTACGCTTATGCTTATAGATCTAAGCTAACAACTCCATCTGTGGTTAGtcatcttaattttcaaaaaaaattctgtttttattttggtgCATATCAAAAAGCCTTGTTGCTGATTTGCTAGGTAGCAGAACAAATAATCTCAATCATAGAGGAGTTTAAGTATGACAAGTCTCCAACACCGTTTTTGATTAGCTTTGATGCCAGTGAAGTCAGAAAACAAGCTGAAGCTTCTACACATAGGTTTGAACAAGGTAATGTTGCAGACTAAGAGATCTATTTATTCTGGTATGTGTATTGATCATGTTGAATGTGAGTTGTGTAGGACATCCAATATCCATTTTAGATGGAGTTTTTATAACAATCAAGGATGATATTGACTGTTTACCGCATACCACAACGGGTAAGTAGTGTCATTcttatgtttcatttaaaaGACTTAAAGATATAAGAGACCTTTTATAGGAGTTTTGCATCTATAGGTGGAACAACATGGCTACATGAAGAGCGTTCTGTAGAGAAGGACTCAGTGGTTGTTTCAAGACTTCGAAGTTGTGGTGCAATCTTACTTGGGAAGGCTAATATGCATGAGTTAGGAATGGGGACTTCAGGGAACAATTCAAATTATGGGTAAGCAACACAGCACAGAACAAAAATCTTACTTGTAAACTGTTTTGTTACTTCAGTGTGTTTCTTGCAGAACAACAAGAAACCCACATGCACCTGAAAGGTACACAGGCGGATCTTCTTCAGGTTCAGCAGCTATTGTAGCCTCTGGACTATGTCCAGCTGCTTTAGGAACAGATGGTGGAGGTATCATCAAAGTTATCTTGATTTTGTTTGATCTTTCGTTGTATGCTTTACTTGTGTCTGGAAATGCAGGTTCTGTTCGCATCCCTGCATCACTCTGTGGTGTAACTGGACTGAAAACAACATATGGTCGGACAGATATGACGGGGTAAGAGTTAAGAGAATCAAGATACTGAAACAGAACAACCATCTGAACTTATGTGTATGGTTTGTCATATCTACAGGTCACTATGTGCAGGTGGAACAGTGGAAGTTGTTAGTCCACTTGCTTCATCCCTAGAAGATACTCTATTggtgtaagttttttttttctttcttgaccCTAGGATTAGTCTAGTGAATGACCATATTGTTTCAATCTTTAAATCTTTGTAAAGCAGTCAACAATAGTGAGTGGAGGTGCAACACAAAAGTAAAACTATTCAAAGCAAAACACACATGTACCACCATTTCAGATGTTCGATTTTTGGATTAAACCTGGATTTTTTTTGGCTAATCTGCTTTTGTGTGTTACTCAGGTATGCAGTGATATTGGGCTCTTCATCTGCAGATAGACTTAACTTGAACCCGGTACGTTGTGTTCCTATGTAATCAACTGAACATGGCTAGTATTCTTGCAATGTGTTCCTTATGACttggtgtttgaaattattCTGCAGACACCACCATGTCTTCCCAAGTTATTATCTCACAATGGAGGCAATGCTATTGGATCTCTAAGGCTAGGGAAATATACAACGGTGAGTTTTTGATTCAGAGTGAATATTTAGAAAATCTTCcaaatatcttaattatttaGTCTATTATTTTTCTCGGGCATTCGAAGGCTAAATGAGATCTTTGCATTATGGTAGCTTCAGCTACATCAGTTTTATATCCATGCTAGTTTAACTGAGTTGGATTTTGCTACTTCAGTTGTATATAgtgcattgtttttttatttaatgcaGTGGTTTAATGATGTTCATTCAAGTGACATCTCTGACAAATGTGAAGATATTCTTAAGCTCTTATCGAACAATCATGGTTGCCAAGTAAGCTGATCATTTGAATAAGGTTTATCTATCAATAATATAGTTTCATCTAAAACCTCTATATGGTGTACTATTGCAGGTAGTGGAAATAGTGGTTCCTGAACTGGAAGAAATGCGTGCAGCTCATGTTGTGTCGATTGGGTCTGCAACACTGTGTTCTCTTACTCCTTACTGTGAGGCTGGGTATGTCTTTAAGCTTTTGTTCTTATTTCAGTAGCTTTGGTCTAAATCATTCTCTTCATTGTCTTATGTTTCAGGAAAAATCCAAAGTTATCTTATGATACTCGTACTAGCTTTGCGATCTTCAAGTCATTCTCTGCTTCAGACTATATTGCTGCTCAGTGTCTTAGGTAAATTAAGTTTTATACAACCATTCTCTCTATAGTGGATGCTTGCTTGTATAAACTTCTTTGTTACAGGAGAAGGTTGATGGAGTATCACTTGGATATTTTCAAAAACGTTGATGTTATTGTGACGCCTACATGTGGGTACGTAAAAATATTCCATGCAACACAACATTTGCTTCCAAATGTCTTCAGATACGTTACTTCTATATGAATTCTGGAGACATGTTGTTTTGTACAAACAGTATGACGGCTCCTTTGATACCCCCTGAGGCTGTGAAAAATGGAGAAACCAATTTTCAAGTGGCAGGTTTGTCAGACAAAATACTTAAAACTTCTTCACTTTTGGTGTTACTTTCTCTGTCTTATTCAGGTGTATAAGAGTTTACAACTTCTGATATGAAGATTgcttctcattttttttttcagcttaTCTAATGCGGTTTGTTGTAGCTGCAAATCTCCTGGGCTTCCCTGCCATATCTGTCCCTGTAAGCAATGTTTTTATAGCAGTACACTTGGACCTATCATGTTTTCATTCTTGCAATAATCATTTTATCTTTACAACTAAACTCACGTGACAACAAAAACGTAGGTTGGGTATGATAAGGAAGGGATGCCAATAGGATTACAAATAATGGGAAGACCTTGGGCTGAAGCTACCGTCCTTGCTTTAGCTGCTGCTGTTGAGGTACACAAACactctctttctccttctctATGTAATGGTCACTGAAACGGTgtcttgtatatatattgtggtGTATCTCACTCAGGAGCTGGCTCCAGTTACCAAGAAACCTGCTATTT comes from Brassica rapa cultivar Chiifu-401-42 chromosome A02, CAAS_Brap_v3.01, whole genome shotgun sequence and encodes:
- the LOC103855241 gene encoding extensin; the encoded protein is MEKLSYNSYPDSTDSSPRSREIDFDNPPPWDDHNHQSYKVRFMCSYGGKIQPRPHDNQLTYVNGETKILSVDRGIRFPVLASKLSAVCGGVGDVLFKYQLPGEDLDALISVTNDDDLEHMMHEYDRLLRVSSKPARMRLFLFPVSSGGFGPEGSSHSDRDRFVEALNTFRNRSEPEKTVTGPVNSADFLFGTEKVVAPPPPPAAPVVLEPQPPVIQPDHAAEMQNQMLEFQRMQVRDQEQQQEAVYRRKSEDGLIFSPPYAPPPPPQTAVPQNSTQAPPMNFWQGNHCNPGGVYPTTAPGMGLPEQPVYMVPAPAPTLTPHPGTVYHAPQQPQSVMRPIAPGQGNQSGYYPYREQHQPAYNVAQPQVGARAPPQQQQQPPPPFTSGPPPQPQYSAVPPPRQVVGVPDTTAYTQVNYAGGMGKQVYYTEAPPPQYHGGVGLPVNGMSEVRTGPDGKPVVMNMSPKVSSQSSDSAV
- the LOC103855242 gene encoding fatty acid amide hydrolase, coding for MGKFKVMKPVNEVDVSCVKYKEEDIKAPHLTGFLFKLFVKMLEAPLIGSLIVETLKKNNGMTQIFRNTVIPEEPMFRPVFPSQKLELDVVLVGEDESPLNRLETALKCLPQYDPSLSFQADSSSSFRYWKIRDYAYAYRSKLTTPSVVAEQIISIIEEFKYDKSPTPFLISFDASEVRKQAEASTHRFEQGHPISILDGVFITIKDDIDCLPHTTTGGTTWLHEERSVEKDSVVVSRLRSCGAILLGKANMHELGMGTSGNNSNYGTTRNPHAPERYTGGSSSGSAAIVASGLCPAALGTDGGGSVRIPASLCGVTGLKTTYGRTDMTGSLCAGGTVEVVSPLASSLEDTLLVYAVILGSSSADRLNLNPTPPCLPKLLSHNGGNAIGSLRLGKYTTWFNDVHSSDISDKCEDILKLLSNNHGCQVVEIVVPELEEMRAAHVVSIGSATLCSLTPYCEAGKNPKLSYDTRTSFAIFKSFSASDYIAAQCLRRRLMEYHLDIFKNVDVIVTPTCGMTAPLIPPEAVKNGETNFQVAAYLMRFVVAANLLGFPAISVPVGYDKEGMPIGLQIMGRPWAEATVLALAAAVEELAPVTKKPAIFHDVLNTNRIHKEK